The following are encoded together in the Capillibacterium thermochitinicola genome:
- the spoVG gene encoding septation regulator SpoVG, translated as MNITDIRLKKIDNGSKMKAIASITFDDAFVVREIRVIEGQNGLFVAMPSRKTPTGEFKDIAHPINADARQLIQNAILEEYRKAE; from the coding sequence ATGAACATCACAGATATACGGCTGAAAAAAATTGACAATGGGAGCAAAATGAAAGCGATTGCTTCCATAACCTTCGACGACGCCTTTGTTGTCCGGGAAATCAGGGTGATCGAAGGTCAGAATGGTCTGTTTGTGGCAATGCCCAGCCGCAAAACGCCAACGGGAGAATTTAAAGACATTGCCCATCCGATTAATGCGGACGCCCGCCAATTGATCCAGAACGCCATCTTAGAAGAATACAGAAAAGCCGAATAA
- the glmU gene encoding bifunctional UDP-N-acetylglucosamine diphosphorylase/glucosamine-1-phosphate N-acetyltransferase GlmU, which produces MSELRVVILAAGKGTRMNSERPKVLFPICGVPMVQYVLWEAEKLSPLPPLVVVGYKGEQVIAALGDGVEYVWQKEQLGTGDAVKKASAHLTEFDGDLLVLYGDTPLITTQSLQTLVDVHRQTGAAATVLTAELQNPTGYGRIIRSPEGWLTAIVEERDASADEKKIREVNTGIYCFSMPVLRSALANLKPQNAQGEYYLTDVIALLAAAGKTLATVKSDRPDEIMGPNDRIALAQTEAKMRWQILERIMAAGVTVIDPATTYIDPRVQIGRDTTLYPGVLLWGETKIGSNCQIGPFTQISSSVIGEGSRVAFSNLTDVTLGRAVEVGPYTYLRPGTRVADGAKVGSFVEMKNSTVGEKSKVPHLSYIGDTTIGSRVNIGAGTITCNYDGVRKWPTVIENGAFIGSNTNLVAPVTVGEGALVGAGSTITKDVPAHCVAVARARQSFRVAPVAFQEEYVAAEDVYHIRINCPTAEVDIHYTTDGSEPTETSLRYQGTLRLARGTLLKAKAFKEGWIPSKTGVRKIGE; this is translated from the coding sequence TTGTCCGAACTAAGAGTTGTTATTTTAGCCGCGGGGAAGGGAACAAGGATGAACTCCGAGCGGCCGAAGGTCCTTTTCCCCATTTGTGGTGTGCCGATGGTCCAGTATGTGCTATGGGAAGCCGAGAAATTATCGCCCTTACCACCTTTGGTGGTGGTTGGTTATAAAGGGGAGCAGGTTATCGCGGCCCTGGGTGACGGGGTCGAGTATGTTTGGCAGAAAGAACAGTTGGGAACGGGCGATGCCGTCAAAAAAGCCAGTGCCCATTTGACCGAGTTTGATGGCGATCTTTTGGTCCTTTACGGTGATACCCCTTTAATTACCACTCAGAGTCTGCAAACCTTGGTTGATGTCCACCGCCAAACCGGGGCGGCCGCTACCGTTTTGACCGCCGAACTACAGAATCCCACCGGTTACGGGCGGATTATCCGTTCCCCGGAAGGCTGGTTGACGGCAATTGTGGAGGAAAGGGATGCCTCCGCTGATGAAAAAAAGATCCGGGAGGTCAATACTGGCATCTATTGTTTCTCGATGCCGGTTCTCCGTTCCGCCTTGGCGAATTTAAAACCGCAGAATGCGCAGGGTGAGTACTATTTGACGGATGTCATTGCTTTGCTTGCGGCGGCCGGAAAAACTTTGGCCACGGTGAAGAGCGACCGTCCGGACGAGATCATGGGTCCGAATGACCGGATTGCCCTGGCCCAAACCGAGGCGAAAATGCGGTGGCAGATTTTAGAACGGATTATGGCGGCGGGGGTGACGGTGATTGACCCGGCGACCACTTATATCGATCCCCGCGTACAGATCGGCCGGGACACCACGCTTTACCCCGGCGTGCTTTTATGGGGAGAAACCAAGATTGGCTCCAACTGCCAGATTGGGCCCTTTACCCAAATATCTTCGTCTGTGATTGGAGAAGGATCCCGGGTGGCCTTTAGTAATTTAACTGACGTTACGTTGGGCCGGGCGGTGGAGGTCGGTCCCTATACATATTTGCGGCCGGGAACGCGGGTGGCGGATGGAGCGAAGGTCGGTAGTTTTGTGGAGATGAAGAACTCAACGGTGGGCGAAAAGAGCAAGGTTCCCCACCTTAGTTACATTGGTGATACCACCATTGGTTCGCGGGTTAACATCGGCGCGGGAACGATTACCTGTAATTATGACGGTGTCCGGAAATGGCCTACGGTCATCGAAAACGGTGCCTTCATCGGAAGTAACACCAACTTAGTCGCGCCGGTGACGGTGGGTGAGGGGGCGCTGGTCGGGGCCGGCTCCACCATCACCAAGGATGTTCCCGCCCATTGCGTGGCCGTGGCCCGGGCGCGCCAGAGTTTCCGGGTGGCACCGGTGGCTTTCCAAGAGGAATACGTAGCGGCGGAAGATGTTTACCATATCCGGATCAACTGTCCAACTGCGGAGGTTGATATTCACTACACCACCGACGGCAGTGAACCGACGGAGACGAGTTTGCGTTATCAGGGAACCCTTCGTTTAGCAAGAGGAACGCTTTTGAAGGCAAAAGCGTTTAAGGAAGGGTGGATACCGAGTAAAACCGGGGTACGGAAAATCGGTGAATAA
- the pth gene encoding aminoacyl-tRNA hydrolase — MKDFLIVGLGNPGEQYQLTRHNAGFLVLEELARFYRVRWQNNKLYGKAVVTDGERRLYLVKPLTYMNRSGEAVKIFLDQYHLPLERVIIISDDMALPFGKIRLKPRGSSGGHNGLASVIAVAGPDFPRLRVGIGRPPDQEGMVDYVLGCFTAEEQEFLPAVTRRAAQAIISWCEEGIEKAMSKFNGPVPLE; from the coding sequence ATGAAGGATTTTCTCATTGTCGGCTTGGGGAACCCCGGCGAACAGTACCAGCTAACCCGGCACAATGCCGGGTTTTTGGTATTGGAGGAGTTAGCCCGGTTCTACCGGGTCCGGTGGCAAAATAACAAGCTTTATGGCAAGGCGGTGGTGACCGATGGTGAACGCCGTCTTTATCTTGTTAAGCCATTAACCTACATGAACCGTAGCGGCGAAGCGGTAAAGATTTTTTTGGATCAGTATCACTTACCTTTAGAACGGGTAATAATAATATCTGATGATATGGCCTTACCCTTTGGGAAGATCCGTTTGAAACCGAGGGGCAGTTCTGGTGGGCATAATGGGTTGGCGTCGGTGATCGCCGTTGCCGGCCCCGATTTTCCCCGGTTACGGGTGGGGATTGGTCGCCCGCCCGACCAGGAGGGGATGGTTGATTATGTTTTAGGTTGCTTTACGGCGGAAGAACAGGAGTTCCTCCCGGCGGTTACGCGCCGGGCCGCCCAGGCCATCATCTCCTGGTGCGAAGAAGGAATCGAAAAAGCAATGAGTAAATTCAATGGTCCGGTCCCGCTTGAGTAG
- the spoVT gene encoding stage V sporulation protein T: MKATGIVRRIDDLGRVVIPKEIRRTLRIREGDPLEIFVDREGEVILKKYSPIGELGDFAKEYADSLYESTGHISLIADRDLIIAVAGAPKKEFIDKPISKAVENAIEERKVVLMPSPGDHKYCETCPILEEEGECKFTAQVIAPIIAEGDPIGAVILASKEPGVTMGELEIKVAETAAGFLAKQMEQ; this comes from the coding sequence ATGAAGGCAACAGGTATAGTTCGGCGCATCGATGATCTGGGTCGTGTTGTGATTCCAAAGGAAATTCGCAGAACCCTCCGGATCAGGGAGGGGGACCCGCTGGAGATCTTTGTTGACCGCGAGGGTGAAGTGATCTTAAAAAAATACTCACCCATCGGGGAACTCGGGGACTTTGCCAAAGAATATGCCGATTCTTTATATGAATCGACCGGACATATTTCCCTTATTGCCGACCGGGATCTGATCATTGCTGTCGCCGGTGCCCCGAAAAAAGAGTTTATTGATAAACCGATCTCTAAAGCGGTCGAAAACGCGATTGAAGAGCGGAAGGTTGTTCTGATGCCCTCGCCCGGCGACCATAAATACTGCGAAACTTGTCCGATCCTCGAGGAGGAGGGCGAGTGTAAGTTTACCGCGCAAGTTATTGCGCCGATTATTGCCGAAGGGGATCCGATCGGGGCCGTGATTTTGGCTTCGAAAGAACCCGGGGTGACCATGGGGGAACTGGAGATTAAAGTGGCGGAAACGGCGGCGGGCTTCCTCGCCAAACAAATGGAGCAATAA
- the tadA gene encoding tRNA adenosine(34) deaminase TadA, with protein MEAIDRKFMEEALREAEKALARDEVPIGAVVVYQGEVFARGHNLRESLGDPTAHAEILALRAAAARRGSWRLHGMTLYVTLEPCPMCAGAMVNARLDRLVFGAFDPKAGAAGSLMNIANDGRLNHRLEVTGGVLAEPAGRLLTDFFRRKREFPGKET; from the coding sequence ATGGAAGCGATCGACCGAAAATTTATGGAAGAGGCTTTGCGGGAAGCGGAAAAAGCTTTAGCCCGTGATGAAGTGCCGATTGGTGCGGTCGTGGTCTACCAGGGGGAGGTTTTTGCCCGCGGCCATAACTTGCGGGAAAGCCTGGGGGACCCCACGGCCCATGCCGAAATTCTTGCTCTCCGTGCGGCCGCGGCCCGGCGGGGAAGTTGGCGGCTCCATGGCATGACGCTCTATGTAACCTTGGAGCCTTGTCCGATGTGTGCGGGGGCAATGGTCAACGCCCGGCTGGACCGGTTGGTTTTTGGCGCGTTTGACCCAAAGGCGGGAGCGGCCGGTTCATTGATGAATATAGCCAATGATGGGCGACTTAACCACCGGTTAGAAGTGACCGGCGGAGTCCTGGCCGAACCGGCCGGCCGGTTGCTTACGGATTTCTTTCGGAGGAAGAGGGAGTTTCCAGGGAAAGAGACTTGA
- a CDS encoding 50S ribosomal protein L25: protein MDCVLTATVREETGKGAAHRLRREGLLPAVLYGETQANLSLNLRETQKYFNTKGLNQLINLQVKKGKTTKEIPVLVREIQYDPLKGTPLHVDFYQVSMEQKVVVKVPVVLVGEDQRENDGSLIETILHEVEVSCLPADIPAKIEVDVSGLTMNNSITVGDLQPPAGVEFVTEASEPVVVAAAPRSEAEAAPEEEAAEGAKAEPEQETE, encoded by the coding sequence ATGGATTGCGTACTGACGGCGACCGTCCGGGAAGAAACCGGGAAAGGGGCTGCCCATCGCCTCCGGCGCGAGGGATTGCTGCCAGCGGTCTTGTACGGAGAAACCCAAGCTAATCTAAGCCTAAATCTGCGTGAAACCCAAAAGTACTTTAACACTAAAGGTCTAAACCAATTAATCAACCTGCAAGTGAAAAAGGGAAAAACAACCAAAGAAATACCGGTTTTGGTGAGAGAAATCCAGTATGATCCGCTGAAAGGTACGCCATTGCATGTGGATTTTTACCAGGTCTCAATGGAACAGAAGGTTGTGGTAAAGGTCCCGGTTGTTCTGGTGGGTGAGGACCAAAGAGAAAACGACGGCTCGCTCATCGAAACCATCCTGCATGAAGTGGAAGTATCCTGTCTGCCGGCGGATATCCCGGCCAAGATTGAGGTCGATGTCTCCGGGCTAACAATGAATAACAGTATAACTGTCGGGGATTTACAACCGCCGGCGGGGGTTGAATTTGTAACGGAAGCGAGCGAACCGGTTGTGGTGGCTGCGGCACCACGGTCGGAAGCGGAAGCGGCGCCGGAAGAAGAAGCCGCGGAGGGAGCGAAAGCCGAACCCGAGCAAGAGACGGAATAG
- the mfd gene encoding transcription-repair coupling factor produces the protein MQSRQGTVLGQGVRGTPSLFLLATLWQTLNQKMLIVTSTPSAAERLSADLAALVGTETCLLFPPYDLLAHEEAYEKEVAGQRLLVLSRLLANEQLMVVTSWPALVRKVLPPKELTAFITRVKMGEELGRENFLQKLVTVGYTRVPKVEAPGEFSVRGDIIDLYPLDQPDPLRIEFFGDVIDSIRTFNTETQKSMLKLEAVTILPAREGLWTAEQFRTARHAIASVVQQQSERLSKLETNQKSQEGAAFLQKRFAELLEKIENGLSFPGMDRFMPLVHDELVPFWAYLPDALLVLHEPVRGSEYLRSLEEENTRIIGGFLERGHLLPEETRIYLSLNEIQASLAARARLHLSTVSRTLKGSRIDTVLSFPMRMPPDYAGQFKKLVQDLKKRVEKRWTVVLGVPGTERRRSLAEALRAEDLLTNDWPGSGELVPGQIYLAPLSLGEGIELPTDRLLLLTETELYGYQRRVKKSKARFAKEGLKLSDLEELQVGDYVVHINHGIGKYLGIKKLEINGAIREYLEIEYADADRLYVPTDQVGMVQKYIGLEETPPKINRLGGSDWQKVKTRVQESIKEMADKLLRLYADRFVAKGYAYPPDTVWQHEFEEAFVYEETPDQLKAINEIKKDLESDRPMDRLLCGDVGYGKTEVAMRAAFKVVTNGKQVAVLVPTTILAQQHFQTFTQRFSGYPVNIGLLSRFQSPAEQERVVKGLKNGTIDLVIGTHRLLSKDVAFKDLGLLIVDEEQKFGVSHKERLKELKKNVDALTLTATPIPRTLHMSLIGIRDISVIETPPEDRYPVKTYVIEYNEEIIVEAIRRELERGGQVFFVYNRVKTIDQMASYLQQLIPEARIDIAHGQMSEDQLEEVMLSFYEGASDLLVCTTIIENGLDIPNVNTIIVYDADRLGLAQLYQLRGRVGRSNRVAYAYFTFRKDKLLSEVAEKRLATIRDFTELGSGLKIAQRDLEIRGAGNLLGAEQHGHIAAIGFDLYCRLLEDAITERRGEKKPDTPDPTIEVAMDAFIGEDYISDPAQKVEMYKKIAAITSLAEADEVEAEMEDRFGELPPATRNLLEIARLKVLAKQLGVSTVTTERGDLVARFLPGLSLNAERITALLVGYKGRVRYQPGRQPVMRWRTAGYETADNWKLVKDSLLYLLGEKKSV, from the coding sequence ATGCAATCAAGACAAGGGACGGTTTTAGGGCAGGGGGTCCGCGGGACGCCCAGCCTGTTCCTGCTGGCCACCCTGTGGCAAACGTTGAACCAAAAGATGTTAATCGTGACCAGCACACCGTCGGCGGCGGAACGCTTAAGCGCAGACCTGGCTGCCCTGGTCGGCACCGAAACGTGCTTGTTGTTTCCCCCTTACGACCTTTTGGCCCACGAAGAAGCCTACGAAAAAGAAGTGGCCGGACAACGTCTTCTCGTCCTCAGCCGACTTCTGGCCAACGAGCAACTGATGGTGGTCACTTCTTGGCCGGCCCTGGTGAGAAAAGTATTACCCCCCAAGGAATTGACGGCGTTCATCACCCGGGTGAAGATGGGGGAGGAGTTGGGACGGGAAAACTTCCTCCAGAAGCTTGTAACAGTTGGTTACACCCGGGTGCCCAAGGTGGAGGCCCCTGGGGAATTCAGTGTTCGCGGTGATATAATCGATCTTTACCCATTAGACCAACCCGATCCCTTACGGATTGAGTTTTTTGGGGATGTGATCGATTCAATCCGTACCTTCAATACCGAGACTCAAAAATCCATGCTGAAACTGGAAGCAGTCACAATCCTGCCCGCCCGGGAAGGATTATGGACCGCGGAGCAATTCCGCACGGCCCGCCACGCCATTGCCTCCGTCGTTCAGCAACAAAGTGAACGTTTAAGTAAACTGGAGACGAATCAAAAGTCCCAAGAAGGGGCCGCTTTTTTACAAAAACGTTTTGCCGAGTTACTGGAGAAGATCGAGAACGGGCTGAGTTTTCCTGGGATGGACCGCTTTATGCCGTTGGTCCACGACGAGCTTGTACCCTTTTGGGCTTATCTGCCGGATGCCCTTTTAGTCCTGCATGAACCGGTGCGGGGCAGTGAGTACCTGCGGTCCCTGGAAGAGGAAAACACCCGGATTATCGGGGGCTTTCTCGAACGGGGACATCTTCTTCCGGAAGAAACCCGTATTTATCTGTCTTTAAATGAAATCCAAGCAAGCTTGGCCGCCCGGGCCCGGCTTCATCTTTCCACCGTAAGCCGGACTTTGAAAGGGAGCAGGATCGATACCGTCCTAAGTTTTCCGATGCGGATGCCCCCCGACTATGCCGGCCAATTTAAAAAGCTGGTTCAAGATTTAAAGAAGCGGGTCGAAAAACGCTGGACCGTTGTGCTGGGGGTACCGGGAACGGAACGGCGGCGCAGCCTGGCGGAGGCGTTAAGAGCGGAAGATCTTTTGACCAATGACTGGCCCGGCAGCGGTGAGCTGGTGCCGGGACAGATCTATCTGGCCCCCCTTTCCCTTGGGGAAGGGATCGAACTTCCCACCGATCGACTACTGCTCTTAACCGAAACTGAGCTTTACGGCTACCAACGCCGGGTGAAAAAAAGCAAGGCCCGTTTCGCGAAAGAAGGCTTGAAACTCTCCGATCTAGAGGAATTACAGGTTGGGGATTATGTCGTCCATATCAACCACGGGATCGGGAAGTATCTTGGCATCAAAAAACTGGAGATCAATGGGGCCATCCGCGAATATCTGGAGATCGAATATGCCGATGCGGACCGGTTGTATGTACCCACGGACCAGGTGGGGATGGTCCAAAAATATATCGGGTTGGAAGAGACCCCGCCCAAGATTAACCGGTTGGGCGGAAGCGATTGGCAGAAGGTAAAGACCAGAGTTCAAGAGTCCATTAAAGAAATGGCTGACAAGCTACTCAGACTTTATGCCGACCGATTTGTCGCCAAAGGTTATGCGTATCCCCCCGATACTGTTTGGCAGCATGAGTTTGAGGAAGCATTTGTTTACGAGGAGACTCCCGACCAATTAAAAGCCATTAATGAAATTAAAAAGGATTTGGAATCCGACCGCCCGATGGACCGGCTCCTCTGCGGGGATGTGGGTTACGGCAAGACCGAGGTGGCGATGCGGGCGGCGTTTAAGGTCGTGACCAATGGGAAACAGGTGGCGGTCCTGGTCCCCACGACCATCCTGGCGCAGCAGCATTTCCAGACCTTTACCCAACGGTTCAGTGGTTATCCGGTGAATATCGGTCTGCTAAGCCGTTTTCAGTCCCCTGCGGAGCAGGAAAGAGTGGTGAAAGGGTTAAAAAACGGGACGATTGATCTGGTGATCGGCACCCATCGCCTCTTATCCAAGGACGTCGCCTTTAAAGATCTGGGCTTACTGATCGTTGATGAAGAACAGAAATTTGGCGTCTCCCATAAGGAACGCCTCAAGGAACTGAAGAAAAATGTGGACGCGTTAACCTTGACGGCGACTCCGATCCCCCGCACTCTGCACATGTCGCTGATTGGGATCCGCGATATAAGTGTGATCGAGACGCCGCCGGAAGACCGCTATCCGGTGAAAACCTATGTGATTGAATACAACGAAGAAATAATCGTCGAAGCGATCCGGCGGGAGTTGGAACGGGGCGGACAGGTCTTCTTTGTTTATAACCGGGTCAAGACCATCGACCAAATGGCCAGCTATCTGCAGCAGCTTATCCCGGAAGCGCGGATTGATATTGCTCACGGGCAGATGTCGGAGGACCAATTGGAAGAAGTGATGCTCAGCTTTTACGAAGGAGCCAGTGACCTTTTGGTCTGTACGACGATTATTGAAAACGGTTTGGATATTCCAAATGTAAATACCATTATTGTCTATGACGCGGACCGGCTGGGCCTTGCCCAACTGTACCAACTACGGGGGAGAGTCGGGCGAAGCAACCGGGTGGCTTATGCCTACTTTACTTTCCGGAAAGACAAACTCTTAAGCGAAGTGGCGGAGAAAAGACTGGCCACGATCCGGGACTTTACGGAACTTGGGTCCGGGCTGAAAATCGCCCAACGGGACTTGGAGATCCGTGGCGCCGGAAACCTCCTGGGTGCCGAGCAGCACGGCCATATTGCGGCCATTGGTTTTGACCTTTACTGCCGCTTGTTGGAGGATGCTATTACCGAGCGGCGCGGGGAGAAAAAACCGGACACCCCGGATCCCACCATTGAGGTGGCCATGGATGCCTTTATTGGGGAAGACTACATTAGTGACCCGGCCCAAAAAGTTGAGATGTACAAGAAGATTGCCGCCATCACCAGCCTGGCGGAGGCCGATGAGGTTGAAGCGGAGATGGAAGACCGCTTTGGCGAACTGCCGCCGGCCACCCGTAACCTGTTGGAGATTGCCCGCCTGAAAGTACTGGCCAAACAGCTGGGGGTCAGTACAGTGACCACGGAACGGGGTGATCTGGTTGCCCGTTTCCTACCTGGTCTGTCCTTGAATGCGGAGCGGATTACGGCGTTGCTTGTTGGTTATAAGGGTCGGGTTCGCTACCAACCGGGCCGCCAACCGGTTATGCGCTGGCGGACGGCCGGATACGAAACGGCGGATAATTGGAAATTGGTCAAAGATTCCCTCCTTTATCTGTTAGGGGAAAAGAAGTCTGTTTAG
- the ispE gene encoding 4-(cytidine 5'-diphospho)-2-C-methyl-D-erythritol kinase, whose translation MRKVKIKAFAKVNLVLDVIGRRPDGYHEVEMILQSIDLHDDLVFIPASTVTLEIKGERLPVDDRNIIVRAANKLLAQAGLNAGARILLQKRIPVGAGLGGGSADAAATLVGLNRLWGLGLSRLELEKIGATLGADVPFCLRGGTVLATGIGEQLTDLPPLPSLPVFLAKPPFNVSTVHIYRNLVLTAADRHPEVQRIATLIREGDYQAIPRYWGNRLEEVTLNLYPALKEVMDWLRNKGLPVRMSGSGPTLFVFGADWAPESQAQVVADLRRKGWWTYNGCLTTAGLEVDE comes from the coding sequence ATGAGGAAAGTGAAGATTAAAGCGTTTGCCAAAGTTAATCTGGTTTTGGATGTAATTGGTCGCCGTCCGGATGGGTATCATGAAGTTGAAATGATCCTCCAATCGATCGATCTCCATGACGATCTGGTGTTTATCCCGGCGTCCACGGTTACTTTGGAGATCAAGGGTGAGCGGCTGCCGGTTGATGACCGGAATATCATCGTCCGCGCGGCAAATAAACTGTTGGCCCAGGCGGGTTTGAACGCCGGCGCACGGATTTTGCTGCAAAAAAGAATACCGGTGGGCGCGGGATTGGGCGGCGGTAGTGCCGATGCCGCCGCCACTTTGGTCGGGTTGAACCGTCTGTGGGGTTTGGGTTTATCCCGGTTGGAGCTGGAAAAGATCGGTGCAACACTCGGGGCGGATGTTCCCTTCTGTCTACGGGGAGGGACGGTCCTGGCGACCGGGATCGGGGAGCAATTGACCGATCTGCCACCCTTACCGTCCCTTCCGGTTTTCCTAGCCAAGCCACCTTTTAACGTTAGTACGGTACATATCTACAGAAATCTTGTTTTGACGGCAGCGGACCGCCATCCGGAGGTGCAGAGAATCGCCACTCTGATCCGGGAGGGCGATTATCAGGCAATTCCCCGGTATTGGGGGAACCGTTTAGAAGAGGTGACTTTAAACCTTTACCCGGCGCTTAAAGAAGTGATGGATTGGCTGCGCAACAAGGGGCTGCCGGTACGGATGTCCGGAAGCGGGCCGACCCTCTTTGTGTTCGGGGCCGACTGGGCACCAGAGAGCCAGGCGCAAGTAGTTGCCGATTTACGGCGAAAAGGATGGTGGACCTACAACGGATGCTTAACTACCGCCGGCCTTGAAGTAGATGAGTAA
- a CDS encoding nucleotidyltransferase family protein yields MEAIVLGGGRNTGALKSVDPTPYEAGIRINNRPMVEYVIEVLAGMEEINRILAVVPPGIVPAQKWTKVQIITPGESMIDSLIRAGQHTQTDDHVLVVASDIPFITQEAIRDFIDRCRRRPADVYYSFVPKAAVLAKYPSTKRTYVRLKEGVVTGGNIFLVRPKILLDLRDRIEQAFALRKQPLKLCRLLGIRFMVKLIAGQLGIEEIEARVGAIFNVKGAGIRSLYPEIGVDVDKPSDLSLARTLLGKG; encoded by the coding sequence ATGGAGGCAATTGTGCTTGGCGGCGGGCGGAATACCGGGGCCCTTAAAAGCGTCGACCCAACCCCTTATGAAGCCGGGATCCGGATCAACAACCGTCCGATGGTGGAGTATGTGATCGAAGTGCTGGCCGGGATGGAAGAGATCAACCGGATTCTGGCGGTGGTTCCTCCGGGAATTGTTCCCGCGCAGAAATGGACGAAAGTCCAAATTATTACTCCGGGCGAAAGTATGATCGACAGCCTGATCCGGGCGGGACAACATACGCAAACGGACGACCATGTTTTGGTGGTGGCTTCGGACATTCCCTTCATTACACAAGAGGCGATTCGGGACTTTATCGACCGTTGCCGGCGGCGACCGGCGGATGTTTACTACTCGTTTGTGCCGAAAGCAGCGGTGCTGGCGAAATACCCCTCCACCAAAAGAACATATGTCCGCTTAAAAGAGGGCGTGGTCACCGGTGGCAATATCTTTTTGGTCCGCCCAAAAATTCTCCTTGACCTTCGGGACCGGATTGAACAGGCCTTTGCTTTACGGAAGCAACCGCTTAAGCTCTGTCGTTTACTGGGGATTAGGTTTATGGTGAAACTCATTGCCGGGCAGTTGGGAATCGAGGAAATTGAAGCGCGGGTCGGCGCAATCTTTAACGTGAAGGGAGCGGGGATCCGTTCCTTATACCCGGAGATCGGGGTGGATGTGGATAAACCAAGCGACCTCAGCTTAGCCCGCACGCTGCTTGGCAAAGGATAA
- a CDS encoding GntR family transcriptional regulator produces MGREPLVPIKLDSYKPLRELVFETLREAIIKGQLAPGERLMEIQLAEELGVSRTPIREAIRKLELEGLVLMVPRKGAYVASFSLKDVVEVFEIRGALEGLAAALAAERITDQELEELQRHLVRSSELIGNADLDGMVEVDTGFHQILYQASRNERLGQIINNLREQIQRFRQTSLSYPGRMKRAFEEHREIVDAISARDPELARKLAQEHIENAENSIMQVLRLEKPNAPTEES; encoded by the coding sequence ATGGGAAGGGAACCTTTGGTTCCAATTAAACTTGATAGCTATAAACCCCTGCGGGAGCTGGTCTTTGAAACCCTGCGCGAAGCGATTATCAAGGGACAGTTAGCTCCGGGGGAGCGTTTGATGGAGATTCAATTGGCGGAGGAGTTGGGAGTCAGCCGGACGCCGATCCGGGAAGCCATCCGCAAACTGGAACTGGAAGGGCTCGTCTTGATGGTTCCCCGGAAAGGGGCTTATGTGGCTAGTTTCTCCCTGAAAGATGTGGTGGAAGTCTTTGAGATCCGGGGAGCGTTGGAGGGATTGGCGGCGGCGCTGGCGGCGGAACGGATTACCGATCAGGAGCTGGAGGAGTTACAGCGCCACTTGGTCCGGTCGTCGGAACTAATTGGCAATGCGGATCTCGACGGAATGGTTGAGGTGGACACCGGTTTCCACCAGATTTTATACCAAGCCAGCCGGAACGAGCGGTTAGGCCAGATTATCAACAATTTAAGGGAACAGATTCAGCGTTTTCGTCAGACCTCGCTTTCCTATCCGGGGAGAATGAAAAGAGCCTTTGAAGAGCACCGGGAGATCGTTGATGCAATCTCCGCCCGCGATCCGGAACTGGCGCGGAAATTGGCACAGGAACACATCGAAAATGCGGAGAACAGCATAATGCAAGTTCTACGGTTGGAAAAACCCAATGCGCCGACCGAAGAGTCCTAG